A region from the Benincasa hispida cultivar B227 chromosome 12, ASM972705v1, whole genome shotgun sequence genome encodes:
- the LOC120092877 gene encoding probable indole-3-pyruvate monooxygenase YUCCA8, translating into MENLFRLADHNDFFSRRCIWVNGPVIVGAGPSGLATAACLREQGVPFVVLERAECIASLWQKRTYDRLKLHLPKQFCQLPKLPFPEDFPEYPTKRQFIEYLESYAKHFEINPQFNECVQSARYDETSGLWRVKTVSTAGSARNEVEYICRWLVVATGENAERVMPEIEGLSEFCGDVSHACEYKSGEKFTGKKVVVVGCGNSGMEVSLDLCNHNASPSMVVRSSVHVLPREVFGKSTFELAIVMMKWLPLWLVDKLLLVLAWLVLGNIEKYGLKRPSMGPLELKNEIGKTPVLDIGALEKIKSGDIKVVPGIKRFTRNQVELVNGEKLDVDSVVLATGYRSNVPSWLQEGEFFSKNGFPKAASPHPWKGNAGLYAVGFSRRGLSGASSDAMKIAQDIGNVWKAETKQQRKRTTACHRRCISQF; encoded by the exons ATGGAGAACTTGTTTCGTCTTGCCGATCACAACGACTTCTTCTCTCGCCGTTGCATCTGGGTTAACGGTCCGGTGATAGTTGGGGCCGGGCCATCAGGGCTGGCTACAGCTGCTTGTCTTAGAGAACAAGGGGTGCCTTTTGTAGTCCTTGAACGAGCTGAATGCATAGCCTCCCTGTGGCAAAAACGCACCTACGACAGGCTTAAACTACACCTTCCAAAGCAATTCTGCCAGCTCCCAAAACTCCCATTCCCAGAAGACTTTCCTGAATACCCAACCAAGAGACAGTTCATCGAATACCTTGAATCATACGCCAAGCATTTTGAGATCAACCCACAATTCAATGAGTGTGTTCAATCAGCAAGGTACGATGAAACCAGCGGCCTGTGGCGCGTCAAGACCGTTTCAACTGCTGGGTCGGCCCGCAACGAAGTTGAATACATTTGCCGGTGGCTCGTTGTGGCCACAGGCGAGAATGCTGAACGGGTAATGCCCGAAATCGAAGGATTGAGCGAGTTTTGCGGTGATGTCTCACACGCTTGTGAATACAAGTCTGGAGAGAAGTTCACCGGAAAGAAAGTGGTGGTCGTTGGCTGTGGAAACTCGGGCATGGAAGTTTCTCTAGACTTGTGCAATCACAATGCGTCACCTTCAATGGTGGTCCGAAGCTCG GTCCATGTCTTACCAAGAGAGGTCTTTGGAAAATCTACATTCGAACTAGCTATTGTGATGATGAAATGGCTACCCCTTTGGCTTGTTGACAAGCTCTTGTTGGTCCTGGCATGGCTGGTGCTTGGAAACATTGAAAAATACGGCCTCAAACGCCCATCAATGGGGCCATTGGAACTCAAAAACGAGATAGGAAAGACCCCTGTTCTTGACATTGGAGCATTGGAGAAAATCAAATCCGGCGACATCAAAGTAGTTCCTGGAATCAAACGGTTCACACGCAACCAAGTAGAGCTCGTTAATGGAGAAAAGCTCGATGTAGATTCAGTAGTTTTGGCTACTGGGTACCGCAGTAACGTCCCATCTTGGCTTCAG GAAGGTGAATTCTTCTCGAAAAACGGATTCCCAAAAGCAGCCTCACCACATCCATGGAAGGGAAATGCAGGGCTTTACGCAGTTGGGTTCTCAAGAAGAGGGCTATCAGGGGCTTCATCAGACGCCATGAAAATAGCTCAAGATATTGGAAATGTATGGAAGGCGGAGACGAAGCAACAGAGGAAGAGAACAACTGCTTGCCATAGACGCTGTATTTCCCAATTCTGA